From Pseudomonas vanderleydeniana, the proteins below share one genomic window:
- a CDS encoding cell division protein FtsQ/DivIB: protein MHGAQIRHQPPGSGRNKPVPRGASRMVAKEPVSVRMPKANFGFFKRLMWPVLLVALGFGTYEGAQRLLPYADRPISKINVQGDLSYISQQAVQQRIAPYVAASFFTIDLASMRAELETMPWIAHAEVRRVWPDQVVIRLEEQLPVARWGDEALLNNQGQAFAPRELANYEHLPQLFGPQRAQQQVMQQYQVLSQMLRPLGFSIARLELRERGSWFLTTGAGSSGPGIQLLLGRDHLVEKMRRFIAIYEKTLKEQITNIASIDLRYANGLAVGWREPVAPVAAKPAVAKN, encoded by the coding sequence ATGCACGGCGCGCAGATTCGTCATCAGCCACCCGGTTCCGGCCGTAACAAGCCGGTCCCGCGGGGCGCCAGTCGAATGGTGGCCAAGGAGCCGGTGTCGGTGCGCATGCCAAAAGCCAATTTCGGCTTTTTCAAGCGCCTGATGTGGCCGGTACTGCTGGTGGCGCTGGGCTTCGGCACCTACGAAGGTGCCCAGCGCCTGCTGCCCTATGCGGATCGGCCGATCAGCAAGATCAACGTGCAGGGCGACCTGAGCTACATCAGCCAGCAGGCGGTGCAGCAGCGGATCGCACCGTATGTCGCGGCGAGCTTCTTCACCATCGACCTGGCGAGCATGCGCGCCGAGTTGGAAACCATGCCGTGGATCGCCCACGCCGAAGTCCGCCGGGTATGGCCGGACCAGGTGGTGATCCGGCTGGAAGAGCAGTTGCCGGTGGCCCGTTGGGGCGACGAGGCGTTGTTGAACAACCAGGGCCAGGCGTTCGCGCCACGGGAACTGGCGAACTACGAACATCTGCCGCAGCTGTTCGGCCCGCAGCGGGCCCAGCAGCAGGTGATGCAGCAGTACCAGGTGCTGAGCCAGATGTTGCGCCCGCTGGGCTTCTCCATCGCCCGGCTGGAGCTGCGGGAACGGGGCAGCTGGTTCCTGACCACCGGTGCCGGCAGTTCGGGCCCTGGCATCCAGTTGTTGTTGGGTCGCGACCACCTGGTCGAGAAGATGCGCCGTTTCATTGCCATTTATGAAAAAACGCTGAAAGAACAGATTACGAACATTGCCAGCATCGATCTGCGCTACGCCAACGGCCTGGCCGTCGGATGGCGGGAACCTGTGGCACCCGTAGCGGCCAAACCCGCCGTTGCGAAGAATTAA
- a CDS encoding D-alanine--D-alanine ligase, whose product MTAAYANLFSTLEPKDFGRVAVLFGGKSAERPVSLKSGAAVLEALQGAGVDAFGIDVGDDLLQRLLNERIDRAFIILHGRGGEDGSMQGLLECLEIPYTGSGILASALAMDKLRTKQVWHSLGIPTPRHAVLGCEADCISAGAELGFPLIVKPAHEGSSIGMAKVTGVDELIAAWRAAATYDSQVLVEQWIQGPEFTIATLRGQVLPPIALGTPHSFYDYDAKYLASDTQYRIPCGLDSTKEKELMDLTAKACEALGIAGWARADVMQDADGQFWFLEVNTAPGMTDHSLVPMAARAAGLDFQQLVLAILAESVASNPGPRG is encoded by the coding sequence ATGACCGCCGCCTACGCCAACCTGTTCTCGACCCTCGAGCCGAAGGACTTCGGCCGCGTCGCCGTGCTGTTCGGTGGCAAGAGCGCCGAGCGTCCGGTGTCGCTGAAGTCGGGTGCCGCGGTGCTCGAAGCCCTGCAGGGCGCGGGTGTCGATGCCTTCGGTATCGACGTGGGCGACGATCTGCTGCAGCGCCTGCTCAATGAACGGATCGACCGTGCCTTCATCATCCTCCACGGTCGTGGTGGCGAAGACGGCAGCATGCAGGGCCTGCTGGAGTGCCTGGAGATTCCCTACACCGGTAGCGGCATCCTTGCCTCGGCCCTGGCCATGGACAAGCTGCGCACCAAGCAGGTCTGGCACAGCCTCGGTATTCCGACCCCGCGCCACGCCGTGCTGGGCTGCGAGGCCGACTGTATTTCAGCCGGTGCGGAACTGGGTTTCCCTTTGATCGTCAAACCTGCCCATGAAGGCTCCAGTATTGGGATGGCCAAGGTGACCGGCGTCGACGAATTGATCGCCGCCTGGAGAGCCGCCGCCACCTACGATTCGCAAGTGTTGGTCGAACAGTGGATTCAAGGTCCGGAGTTCACCATTGCCACGCTGCGCGGCCAGGTTTTGCCGCCGATCGCACTCGGCACCCCGCATTCGTTCTACGACTACGACGCCAAGTACCTGGCTTCCGATACCCAGTATCGGATCCCTTGTGGCCTCGACAGTACCAAGGAAAAGGAACTGATGGACCTCACGGCGAAAGCCTGCGAGGCGCTCGGTATCGCCGGTTGGGCGCGTGCCGACGTGATGCAGGATGCCGACGGGCAGTTCTGGTTCCTGGAAGTCAACACCGCCCCGGGCATGACCGACCACAGTCTGGTCCCGATGGCGGCACGCGCGGCCGGCCTCGATTTCCAGCAGTTGGTGCTGGCGATCCTGGCGGAAAGTGTCGCCAGCAACCCAGGACCGAGAGGTTAA
- the ftsZ gene encoding cell division protein FtsZ: MFELVDNVPQSPVIKVIGVGGGGGNAVNHMVKTNIEGVEFICANTDAQALKNIGARTILQLGTGVTKGLGAGANPEVGRQAALEDRERIAEVLQGTNMVFITTGMGGGTGTGAAPIIAEVAKEMGILTVAVVTRPFPFEGRKRMQIADEGIRALSESVDSLITIPNEKLLTILGKDASLLSAFAKADDVLAGAVRGISDIIKRPGMINVDFADVRTVMSEMGMAMMGTGCASGPNRAREATEAAIRNPLLEDVNLQGARGILVNITAGPDLSLGEYSDVGSIIEAFASEAAMVKVGTVIDPDMRDELHVTVVATGLGARIEKPVKVIDNTLQTASQPAATQAPAAARQELPSVNYRDLDRPTVMRNQAQAGAATAAKMNPQDDLDYLDIPAFLRRQAD, translated from the coding sequence ATGTTCGAACTCGTAGACAACGTCCCACAAAGCCCGGTAATCAAGGTTATCGGTGTCGGCGGTGGCGGCGGCAACGCCGTCAACCACATGGTCAAGACCAACATCGAAGGCGTCGAGTTCATCTGCGCCAACACCGATGCCCAGGCGCTGAAGAACATCGGCGCGCGGACCATCCTGCAACTGGGTACCGGTGTGACCAAGGGCCTGGGCGCAGGTGCCAACCCGGAAGTCGGTCGCCAGGCCGCCCTGGAAGACCGTGAGCGCATCGCCGAAGTGCTGCAGGGCACCAACATGGTGTTCATCACCACCGGCATGGGCGGCGGTACCGGTACCGGTGCAGCGCCGATCATCGCCGAAGTGGCCAAGGAAATGGGCATCCTCACCGTTGCGGTGGTGACCCGTCCGTTCCCGTTCGAAGGCCGCAAGCGCATGCAGATCGCCGATGAAGGCATCCGTGCACTGAGCGAAAGCGTCGACTCGTTGATCACCATTCCCAACGAGAAGCTGCTGACCATCCTGGGCAAGGACGCCAGCCTGCTGTCGGCGTTCGCCAAGGCCGACGACGTGCTGGCCGGTGCCGTTCGCGGTATCTCCGACATCATCAAGCGTCCGGGCATGATCAACGTCGACTTCGCCGACGTGCGTACCGTGATGAGCGAAATGGGCATGGCGATGATGGGCACTGGCTGCGCCAGCGGTCCAAACCGTGCACGTGAAGCCACCGAGGCGGCGATCCGCAACCCGCTGCTGGAAGACGTCAACCTGCAGGGCGCCCGCGGCATCCTGGTCAACATCACCGCAGGCCCGGACCTGTCGCTGGGTGAATACTCCGACGTGGGTAGCATCATCGAGGCCTTCGCCTCGGAAGCGGCCATGGTCAAGGTCGGTACCGTCATCGATCCGGACATGCGCGACGAGCTGCACGTGACCGTGGTTGCCACCGGCCTGGGGGCCCGTATCGAGAAGCCTGTGAAGGTCATCGACAACACCCTGCAGACCGCCAGCCAGCCAGCTGCCACCCAGGCACCGGCTGCCGCCCGTCAGGAACTGCCGTCGGTGAACTACCGTGACCTGGACCGTCCGACCGTCATGCGCAACCAGGCCCAGGCCGGTGCTGCGACTGCCGCGAAGATGAATCCACAGGATGATCTGGACTATCTGGATATCCCGGCCTTCCTGCGTCGTCAGGCCGATTGA
- the murG gene encoding undecaprenyldiphospho-muramoylpentapeptide beta-N-acetylglucosaminyltransferase gives MGANVLIMAGGTGGHVFPALACAREFQARGFTVHWLGTPRGIENELVPNAGLPLHLINVAGLRGKGKLSLLKAPFVLLRAVWQARKVIRQLKPVCVLGFGGYVTGPGGVAARLAGVPVIVHEQNAVAGTANRLLVPLAARVCEAFPNTFGASGKRRTTGNPVRPELFLETPRQALGGRPARLLILGGSLGAEPLNKLLPEALAQVPVEYRPEVFHQAGRNHDEVTAERYKAAGVEAQVAPFIKDMAQAYGWADLVVCRAGALTVSELAAAGLPSLLVPLPHAIDDHQTRNAEYLAGEGAAFLLPQRTTGAADLAARLTEVLMQPERLNTMASTARRLAKPDATRTVVEICLEVAHG, from the coding sequence ATGGGCGCTAACGTACTGATCATGGCCGGTGGTACCGGCGGCCACGTGTTCCCGGCCCTGGCCTGTGCCCGTGAGTTCCAGGCCCGCGGTTTCACCGTGCACTGGCTCGGCACGCCACGTGGCATCGAGAACGAGCTGGTGCCCAATGCCGGCCTGCCACTGCACCTGATCAACGTCGCCGGCCTGCGTGGCAAGGGCAAGCTGTCGCTGCTCAAGGCACCGTTCGTGCTGCTGCGGGCGGTCTGGCAGGCGCGCAAGGTGATTCGCCAACTCAAGCCGGTCTGCGTGCTGGGCTTCGGTGGTTATGTCACCGGTCCCGGTGGCGTCGCCGCGCGTCTGGCTGGCGTGCCGGTGATCGTGCACGAGCAGAACGCCGTGGCGGGTACCGCCAATCGGCTGCTGGTGCCCTTGGCGGCCCGGGTCTGCGAAGCTTTCCCGAACACCTTCGGGGCCTCGGGCAAGCGTCGTACCACCGGCAACCCGGTGCGTCCGGAGCTGTTCCTGGAAACCCCGCGCCAGGCCCTGGGCGGTCGCCCGGCGCGCCTGCTGATCCTCGGCGGCAGCCTTGGCGCCGAACCGTTGAACAAGCTGCTGCCCGAAGCACTGGCCCAGGTGCCGGTCGAATACCGTCCGGAGGTGTTCCACCAGGCCGGTCGCAATCACGACGAAGTGACCGCCGAACGCTACAAGGCGGCGGGCGTCGAGGCGCAGGTAGCGCCGTTTATCAAGGACATGGCCCAGGCTTATGGCTGGGCCGACCTGGTGGTCTGCCGCGCAGGCGCGCTGACCGTCAGTGAACTGGCGGCTGCCGGTCTGCCCTCGTTGCTGGTGCCTCTGCCCCATGCGATCGACGACCACCAGACCCGCAATGCCGAATATTTGGCCGGGGAGGGCGCTGCCTTCCTGCTGCCGCAAAGAACGACTGGCGCCGCCGATCTGGCGGCACGCCTGACAGAGGTTTTGATGCAACCGGAACGACTGAACACCATGGCGAGCACCGCACGCCGCCTGGCCAAGCCCGATGCCACCCGCACCGTCGTCGAGATCTGCCTGGAGGTGGCTCATGGTTGA
- the ftsW gene encoding putative lipid II flippase FtsW, producing the protein MNFNILKPYPSPIITGRGIDVDFPMLAGCLALLGLGLVMITSASSEVAAVQSGNALYHMIRHLIYLAIGVGACIATMMVPIATWQRMGFMMLVGAFGLLVMVLLPGIGREVNGSMRWIGFSFFNVQPSEIAKVFVVIYLAGYLVRRQKEVRESWMGFFKPFVVLLPMAGLLLMEPDFGATVVMMGAAAAMLFLGGVGLLRFGLMVLLAVVAVVVLIKAQPYRMARLTTFTDPWADQFGSGYQLTQALIAFGRGEWLGVGLGNSVQKQFYLPEAHTDFVFSVLAEELGAVGSLCTVALFVFVSVRAMYIGLWAEKAKQFFAAYMAYGLAFLWIGQFLINIGVNVGLLPTKGLTLPFLSYGGSSLVICCACLGLLLRIEWESRTHLGSEEMEFDESDFAEDTPHGR; encoded by the coding sequence ATGAATTTCAATATCCTCAAGCCGTATCCGTCGCCGATCATCACCGGGCGTGGCATCGACGTCGACTTCCCGATGCTCGCCGGCTGCCTGGCGTTGCTCGGCCTCGGCCTGGTGATGATCACTTCGGCTTCCTCCGAAGTGGCCGCCGTGCAGTCGGGCAACGCGCTGTATCACATGATCCGCCACCTGATTTACCTGGCCATCGGCGTGGGCGCCTGCATCGCCACGATGATGGTGCCGATCGCCACCTGGCAGCGCATGGGTTTCATGATGCTGGTCGGCGCCTTCGGTCTGCTGGTGATGGTGCTGCTGCCGGGTATCGGCCGTGAAGTGAACGGTTCGATGCGCTGGATCGGTTTCAGCTTCTTCAACGTGCAACCTTCGGAAATCGCCAAGGTGTTCGTGGTGATCTACCTCGCCGGCTATCTGGTGCGCCGGCAGAAGGAAGTGCGCGAGAGCTGGATGGGTTTCTTCAAGCCTTTCGTCGTACTGCTGCCGATGGCCGGCCTGCTGCTAATGGAGCCGGACTTCGGTGCCACCGTCGTGATGATGGGGGCGGCGGCGGCGATGTTGTTCCTCGGCGGCGTCGGGTTGTTGCGCTTCGGGCTGATGGTGTTGCTGGCGGTGGTCGCGGTGGTGGTGCTGATCAAGGCGCAACCCTACCGGATGGCGCGCCTGACGACCTTTACCGACCCTTGGGCCGACCAGTTCGGCTCCGGCTACCAGCTGACCCAGGCGCTGATCGCCTTCGGTCGTGGCGAGTGGCTGGGCGTGGGCCTGGGCAACAGCGTGCAGAAGCAGTTCTACCTGCCGGAAGCGCACACCGACTTCGTGTTCTCCGTGCTGGCCGAGGAGCTGGGTGCGGTGGGCTCGCTGTGCACCGTCGCGCTGTTCGTGTTCGTCAGCGTGCGCGCCATGTACATCGGCCTGTGGGCAGAGAAGGCCAAGCAGTTCTTTGCCGCCTATATGGCGTACGGCCTGGCGTTCCTGTGGATCGGCCAGTTCCTCATCAATATCGGTGTGAACGTCGGCCTGCTGCCGACCAAGGGCCTGACCCTGCCTTTCCTCAGCTACGGTGGCAGCTCCCTGGTGATCTGCTGTGCCTGTCTCGGCCTGTTGCTGCGGATCGAATGGGAGAGCCGCACCCACCTGGGTAGTGAAGAGATGGAGTTCGATGAAAGCGACTTTGCGGAGGACACTCCCCATGGGCGCTAA
- the murD gene encoding UDP-N-acetylmuramoyl-L-alanine--D-glutamate ligase, whose protein sequence is MSLIASDHFRIVVGLGKSGMSLVRFLANRGVAFAVADTRENPPELATLRRDYPQVEVRCGELDVDFLCRADELYVSPGLALATPALQAAAARGVKLSGDIELFTRNAKAPIVAITGSNAKSTVTTLVGEMAVAAGKRVAVGGNLGTPALDLLGDDIELYVLELSSFQLETTDQLNAEVATVLNISEDHMDRYSGLPAYHLAKHRIFRGARQVVVNRQDALSRPLMSEGLPCWTFGLGKPDFKAFGLREEGGEKYLAFEFQNLMPVRELKIRGAHNQSNALAALALGHAVGLPFDAMLSSLRTFAGLEHRCQWVREHAGVNYYNDSKATNVGAALAAIEGLGADIDGKLVLIAGGDGKGADFSALRAPVAANCRAVVLLGRDAELLAQALGDEVPLIRVQTLDEAVLRCAELAQAGDAVLLSPACASLDMFKNFEERGRLFASAVEGLA, encoded by the coding sequence GTGTCGCTGATCGCTTCTGACCACTTCCGCATCGTTGTCGGCCTCGGCAAGAGCGGCATGTCCCTGGTTCGCTTCCTGGCGAACCGGGGCGTTGCCTTTGCGGTGGCCGACACGCGGGAGAATCCACCGGAGCTGGCCACGCTGCGCCGTGACTATCCACAGGTGGAAGTGCGTTGTGGCGAGCTGGACGTCGACTTCCTCTGCCGTGCCGACGAGCTCTACGTGAGCCCCGGCCTGGCCCTGGCGACCCCGGCCCTGCAGGCCGCGGCGGCCCGTGGCGTGAAGCTGTCCGGTGATATCGAGCTGTTCACGCGTAACGCGAAGGCGCCGATCGTCGCGATCACCGGTTCCAACGCCAAGAGCACCGTGACCACCCTGGTGGGCGAAATGGCGGTAGCCGCCGGCAAGCGCGTGGCGGTCGGGGGCAACCTCGGTACCCCGGCGCTGGACCTGCTCGGCGATGACATCGAACTCTATGTGCTGGAGCTCTCGAGCTTCCAGCTGGAAACCACCGATCAGCTGAATGCCGAAGTGGCGACCGTACTCAACATCAGCGAAGACCACATGGACCGCTACAGCGGCCTGCCGGCCTATCACCTGGCCAAGCACCGGATCTTCCGGGGTGCCAGGCAGGTGGTGGTCAACCGTCAGGATGCCCTGTCCCGGCCGCTGATGAGCGAAGGCCTGCCGTGCTGGACCTTCGGCCTGGGCAAGCCGGACTTCAAGGCCTTCGGCTTGCGCGAGGAAGGCGGCGAGAAGTACCTGGCCTTCGAGTTCCAGAACCTGATGCCGGTGCGCGAGCTGAAGATCCGTGGTGCCCACAACCAGTCCAACGCGCTGGCCGCGCTGGCGCTCGGGCATGCCGTCGGGCTGCCGTTCGACGCCATGCTTTCGAGCCTGCGTACCTTCGCGGGCCTTGAGCACCGTTGCCAGTGGGTGCGCGAGCATGCTGGCGTGAACTACTACAACGACTCCAAGGCGACCAACGTCGGTGCGGCACTGGCCGCGATCGAGGGCCTGGGTGCCGATATCGACGGCAAGCTGGTGCTGATCGCCGGCGGCGATGGCAAGGGCGCGGATTTCTCCGCCCTGCGGGCGCCGGTCGCGGCCAATTGCCGGGCGGTGGTCCTGCTCGGGCGCGACGCCGAACTCCTGGCCCAGGCGTTGGGCGACGAGGTGCCATTGATTCGCGTGCAGACCCTGGACGAGGCGGTGCTGCGTTGCGCCGAACTGGCCCAGGCCGGCGATGCCGTGCTGTTGTCGCCGGCTTGCGCGAGCCTCGACATGTTCAAGAACTTCGAAGAGCGCGGGCGGCTGTTCGCCAGTGCCGTGGAGGGCTTGGCATGA
- the ftsA gene encoding cell division protein FtsA, whose product MANVQSGKMIVGLDIGTSKVVALVGEVAADGTVEIVGIGTHPSRGLKKGVVVNIESTVQSIQRAVEEAQLMAGCRIHSAFVGVAGNHIRSLNSHGIVAIRDREVSSADLERVLDAAQAVAIPADQRVLHTLPQDYVIDNQEGVREPLGMSGVRLEAKVHVVTCAVNAAQNIEKCVRRCGLEIDDIILEQLASAYSVLTDDEKELGVCLVDIGGGTTDIAIFTEGAIRHTAVIPIAGDQVTNDIAMALRTPTQYAEEIKIRYACALAKLAGAGETIKVPSVGDRPPRELSRQALAEVVEPRYDELFTLIQAELRRSGYEDLIPAGIVLTGGTSKMEGAVELAEEIFHMPVRLGVPHTVKGLSDVVRNPIYSTGVGLLLYGLQKQSDGIPLSGYNSGNRNDYRDEEQKAPVFERLKRWVQGNF is encoded by the coding sequence ATGGCAAACGTGCAAAGCGGCAAAATGATCGTCGGACTGGATATCGGCACCTCCAAGGTGGTGGCGCTGGTAGGCGAGGTCGCGGCCGATGGCACAGTGGAAATCGTCGGTATCGGTACCCATCCTTCCCGCGGCCTGAAGAAGGGCGTGGTGGTGAACATCGAGTCCACCGTCCAGTCGATCCAGCGTGCGGTGGAAGAGGCGCAACTGATGGCCGGCTGCCGGATCCACTCGGCGTTCGTCGGCGTGGCGGGTAATCACATCCGCAGCCTGAACTCCCATGGCATCGTCGCCATTCGCGACCGCGAAGTCAGCTCGGCGGACCTGGAACGCGTACTCGATGCGGCCCAGGCCGTGGCGATTCCGGCTGATCAGCGGGTCCTGCACACCCTGCCGCAGGACTATGTGATCGACAACCAGGAAGGCGTGCGCGAGCCGCTGGGCATGTCCGGCGTACGCCTGGAAGCCAAGGTTCACGTGGTCACCTGCGCGGTGAACGCGGCACAGAACATCGAGAAGTGCGTGCGCCGTTGCGGCCTGGAAATCGACGACATCATCCTCGAGCAATTGGCCTCGGCCTACTCGGTGCTGACCGACGACGAGAAAGAGCTGGGCGTGTGCCTGGTGGACATCGGCGGCGGTACCACCGACATCGCCATCTTCACCGAAGGCGCGATCCGCCATACCGCGGTAATCCCGATCGCCGGCGACCAGGTGACCAACGACATCGCCATGGCGTTGCGCACCCCGACCCAGTACGCCGAGGAGATCAAGATTCGCTACGCCTGCGCCCTGGCCAAGCTGGCCGGTGCCGGCGAGACCATCAAGGTCCCGAGCGTCGGTGATCGTCCGCCACGCGAGCTGTCCCGCCAGGCCCTGGCCGAAGTGGTCGAGCCACGCTACGACGAACTGTTCACGCTGATCCAGGCCGAGCTGCGTCGCAGCGGCTACGAAGACCTGATTCCGGCCGGCATCGTGCTGACCGGCGGTACCTCGAAGATGGAAGGCGCGGTCGAGCTGGCCGAGGAAATTTTCCACATGCCGGTCCGCCTGGGTGTTCCGCACACCGTCAAGGGCCTGTCCGACGTGGTCCGCAACCCGATCTATTCAACTGGTGTGGGGCTGTTGCTGTATGGGCTGCAAAAGCAGTCGGATGGCATTCCCCTGTCCGGTTACAACAGCGGCAACAGAAACGACTATCGCGATGAAGAACAGAAGGCTCCTGTATTCGAGCGCCTGAAGCGCTGGGTACAGGGCAACTTTTAA
- the murC gene encoding UDP-N-acetylmuramate--L-alanine ligase: MVESQKAIPQPEMRRIRRIHFVGIGGVGMCGIAEVLLNLGYEVSGSDLKTSPVTDRLESFGAKIFIGHRSENAASADVLVVSSAVNKSNPEVATALERRIPVVPRAEMLAELMRYRHGIAVAGTHGKTTTTSLIASVFAAGGLDPTFVIGGRLNAAGTNAQLGTSRYLIAEADESDASFLHLQPLVAVVTNIDADHMDTYEGDFSKLKKTFVEFLHNLPFYGLAVVCLDDPVVREILPQIARPTVTYGVHEDADVRAINIRQSGMQTHFTVLRRDREPLDVSVNMPGNHNVLNSLATIAIATDEGISDEAIVQGLSGFQGVGRRFQVYGELPVDGGSVMLVDDYGHHPTEVAAVIKAVRGGWPERRLVMVYQPHRYTRTRDLYDDFVQVLADANVLLLMEVYPAGEEAIPGADSRQLCRSIRQRGQLDPIYIERGVDLAPLVKPLLQAGDILLCQGAGDIGGLAPQLLKSALFTGAVAATGAEKSK; encoded by the coding sequence ATGGTTGAGAGTCAGAAAGCCATTCCCCAGCCGGAAATGCGCCGCATCCGTCGCATCCACTTCGTCGGTATCGGTGGCGTGGGCATGTGCGGGATTGCCGAAGTGCTGCTGAACCTGGGCTACGAAGTGTCCGGTTCCGACCTGAAAACCTCGCCGGTCACCGACCGGCTCGAGTCGTTTGGCGCGAAGATCTTCATCGGCCACCGCTCCGAGAACGCTGCCAGCGCCGATGTGCTGGTGGTGTCGAGCGCGGTGAACAAGTCCAACCCGGAAGTCGCGACCGCCCTGGAGCGTCGCATTCCGGTGGTGCCACGCGCCGAGATGCTTGCCGAACTGATGCGCTATCGCCACGGTATCGCCGTGGCCGGTACCCATGGCAAGACCACCACCACCAGCCTGATCGCCTCGGTGTTCGCCGCGGGTGGCCTCGATCCGACCTTCGTCATCGGCGGCCGGCTGAACGCTGCGGGCACCAACGCCCAGCTCGGTACCAGCCGCTACCTGATCGCCGAAGCCGATGAAAGCGACGCCAGCTTCCTGCATCTGCAGCCGCTGGTCGCCGTGGTCACCAACATCGACGCCGACCACATGGACACCTACGAAGGCGATTTCAGCAAGCTGAAGAAGACCTTCGTCGAGTTCCTCCACAACCTGCCGTTCTACGGCCTCGCCGTGGTCTGCCTGGACGACCCGGTGGTGCGCGAGATCCTGCCGCAGATCGCCCGTCCGACCGTGACCTACGGGGTTCACGAAGACGCCGACGTGCGCGCGATCAACATTCGCCAGTCCGGCATGCAGACCCACTTCACCGTGTTGCGCCGCGATCGCGAGCCGCTGGACGTGTCGGTGAACATGCCGGGCAACCACAACGTGCTGAACTCGCTGGCCACCATCGCCATCGCCACCGACGAGGGCATCAGCGATGAAGCCATCGTCCAGGGCCTGTCGGGCTTCCAGGGCGTCGGCCGGCGCTTCCAGGTCTACGGCGAACTGCCGGTGGACGGTGGCAGCGTGATGCTGGTCGACGACTACGGCCACCACCCGACCGAAGTCGCGGCGGTGATCAAGGCCGTGCGCGGTGGTTGGCCGGAGCGTCGCCTGGTGATGGTCTACCAGCCGCACCGCTATACCCGTACCCGCGACCTGTACGACGATTTCGTCCAGGTCCTTGCCGATGCCAACGTGTTGCTGTTGATGGAAGTCTATCCGGCCGGCGAAGAAGCCATTCCCGGCGCGGACAGCCGCCAGCTGTGCCGCAGCATTCGCCAGCGTGGTCAGCTCGACCCGATCTACATCGAGCGGGGCGTCGACCTGGCTCCGCTGGTCAAGCCACTGCTGCAAGCGGGTGACATCCTGCTGTGCCAGGGCGCCGGTGATATCGGTGGCCTTGCCCCGCAATTGCTCAAGAGCGCGTTGTTCACAGGCGCGGTTGCCGCAACCGGCGCGGAGAAATCGAAATGA
- the lpxC gene encoding UDP-3-O-acyl-N-acetylglucosamine deacetylase produces the protein MIKQRTLKNIIRATGVGLHSGEKVYLTLKPAPVDTGIVFCRADLDPVVQIPARAENVGETTMSTTLVNGDTKVDTVEHLLSAMAGLGIDNAYVELSASEVPIMDGSAGPFVFLIQSAGLEEQDAAKKFIRILREVTVEDGDKRATFVPFDGFKVSFEIDFDHPVFRDRTQSASVDFSSTSFVKEVSRARTFGFMSDIEYLRKHNLALGGSVENAIVVDSDGVLNEDGLRYEDEFVKHKILDAIGDLYLLGNSLIGEFKGFKSGHALNNQLLRKLIEQKDAWEVVTFEDASTAPISYMRPVAAV, from the coding sequence ATGATTAAACAACGCACCCTGAAAAATATTATCCGTGCTACAGGTGTCGGCCTGCACTCGGGCGAGAAGGTCTACCTGACCCTCAAGCCCGCGCCCGTGGATACCGGCATCGTGTTTTGTCGTGCCGACCTCGACCCTGTGGTGCAGATCCCTGCGCGCGCGGAAAACGTTGGTGAAACCACCATGTCGACCACCCTGGTCAACGGTGACACCAAAGTGGACACGGTGGAGCATTTGCTCTCGGCCATGGCTGGCCTGGGCATCGATAACGCCTACGTCGAGCTCTCCGCGTCCGAAGTTCCGATCATGGACGGCAGCGCTGGACCCTTCGTATTCCTGATTCAATCCGCCGGCCTGGAAGAACAGGACGCAGCCAAGAAGTTCATCCGCATCCTGCGCGAAGTCACAGTGGAAGACGGCGACAAGCGCGCCACTTTCGTGCCTTTCGACGGGTTCAAGGTGAGCTTCGAGATCGATTTCGATCACCCGGTGTTCCGTGACCGCACCCAGAGTGCCAGCGTGGATTTCTCCAGCACGTCGTTCGTGAAGGAAGTCAGCCGCGCCCGTACCTTTGGTTTCATGAGTGATATCGAGTACCTGCGCAAGCACAACCTCGCACTCGGCGGCAGCGTGGAAAACGCCATCGTGGTCGACTCGGATGGTGTACTGAACGAAGACGGCCTTCGCTACGAAGACGAATTCGTCAAGCACAAGATCCTCGACGCCATCGGTGACCTCTACCTGCTGGGCAACAGCCTGATTGGTGAGTTCAAGGGCTTCAAGTCCGGTCACGCATTGAACAACCAGCTCCTGCGCAAGCTCATCGAGCAGAAGGATGCCTGGGAAGTGGTGACTTTCGAAGACGCCAGCACGGCGCCGATCTCGTACATGCGTCCCGTTGCGGCCGTGTAA